A single Anopheles funestus chromosome 2RL, idAnoFuneDA-416_04, whole genome shotgun sequence DNA region contains:
- the LOC125762577 gene encoding asparagine synthetase B [glutamine-hydrolyzing]: MCGILCIFAHHSSTNTDPDKQASCNGSCRMFSDRLVVISSESLRELAFRQSGKQRHRGPDQTGVIVSEKERFVLVQERLSVIGVKTGRQPLTSSSGTTHLVANGEIYNYPHMVSLIRNVNGNESYEPRSDCDVLVAFYELFGSDKLLQTVRGMFAFVLYNCSTHQLLIARDPVGIVPLYYGWDEAGSLWVASELKCLVECCREVVVFPPGHAYYGPREDINPQSYFTAHWMTGIPTARTDLEQLRLQLEAAVESHLQCEVPLGALLSGGLDSSLIASIATRILRRTTGNPNYRMKTYSIGLVGGGPDLQYARTVAHHIGSDHTEIHYSIPEGLDLVRDAVYHAETYDVTTIRCIVPVMLLARAIRSEGIRVVLSGEGADELFGGYLYFHHAPSAAEFHRETVRRVFGLHVSDCLRANKGCAAWGLELRVPFLDTDFLQHVMSIRPEDRAPSSTEINGHNGVEKRILRQAFADGNYLPDQVLWRQKEQFSDGVGYAWIDSIAQWASDRVRDEEFEMAADRYPFNTPTTKEAFYYRKLFEQLFPGPSFARTVQRWTPRTDWGCPEDPSGRKQNVHRDHLTRTAQ, encoded by the coding sequence ATGTGTGGAATTCTTTGTATTTTTGCTCACCACAGTTCCACAAACACCGACCCCGACAAGCAAGCATCTTGCAATGGAAGTTGCAGAATGTTTAGTGATCGTTTGGTAGTGATCTCCAGTGAGTCATTGCGTGAGTTAGCTTTTCGCCAGTCCGGCAAGCAACGCCATCGTGGTCCCGATCAAACCGGTGTGATCGTAAGCGAAAAGGAAAGATTCGTGTTGGTACAAGAGCGATTATCAGTAATTGGGGTGAAAACTGGACGACAGCCACTTACCTCCAGCAGCGGTACTACGCATCTCGTGGCCAATGGAGAGATTTATAACTACCCGCACATGGTGTCCTTGATTCGAAATGTCAACGGAAATGAATCTTACGAACCTCGCAGCGATTGTGACGTCCTGGTAGCGTTCTACGAATTGTTTGGTTCGGATAAATTGCTGCAAACTGTACGTGGGATGTTTGCCTTTGTGCTGTATAACTGTAGTACTCATCAACTCCTGATAGCACGTGACCCCGTCGGAATCGTACCGCTTTACTACGGGTGGGATGAAGCGGGAAGTCTTTGGGTCGCCAGTGAACTGAAGTGTCTTGTGGAGTGCTGTCGGGAAGTGGTTGTGTTTCCTCCCGGACATGCGTACTATGGACCCAGGGAGGACATCAATCCACAGTCTTATTTTACAGCCCATTGGATGACGGGAATTCCTACCGCCAGGACGGATCTGGAACAATTAAGACTTCAACTGGAAGCTGCTGTGGAGTCACATCTGCAGTGTGAAGTTCCGCTTGGTGCCTTACTTAGTGGAGGACTCGATTCTAGCCTGATTGCCTCTATTGCCACCAGAATTTTGCGAAGAACTACCGGAAATCCAAACTATCGTATGAAAACGTACAGCATTGGTCTTGTTGGAGGTGGTCCAGATTTACAGTACGCACGTACTGTAGCGCACCACATCGGGAGTGATCACACCGAGATCCATTATAGTATTCCTGAGGGTTTGGACCTTGTGCGGGATGCTGTGTATCATGCCGAAACGTACGACGTCACGACGATACGTTGCATCGTACCGGTAATGCtgttggcaagggctatccgTAGCGAAGGCATTCGGGTTGTGCTATCGGGAGAAGGTGCAGACGAACTGTTTGGTGGCTATCTTTATTTCCATCACGCACCTAGCGCTGCAGAATTCCATCGCGAAACAGTACGCCGGGTGTTTGGACTCCATGTGTCCGACTGTCTCAGAGCAAACAAGGGATGTGCTGCTTGGGGATTGGAGCTTCGAGTACCTTTTCTCGATACTGATTTCTTACAGCACGTTATGTCCATTCGGCCGGAAGATAGAGCACCCAGTTCGACGGAGATCAATGGTCACAATGGAGTAGAAAAGCGTATTCTTCGGCAAGCCTTTGCTGATGGTAACTATCTCCCCGATCAAGTGCTTTGGAGACAGAAGGAGCAATTTTCCGATGGGGTAGGATATGCCTGGATTGATTCCATCGCACAGTGGGCATCGGACCGTGTACGTGACGAGGAGTTTGAGATGGCAGCTGATCGATATCCGTTCAACACACCGACCACTAAGGAAGCGTTCTACTATCGGAAGCTGTTCGAGCAACTGTTCCCAGGGCCGTCCTTTGCCCGTACGGTACAACGATGGACACCGCGGACAGATTGGGGATGTCCAGAAGATCCATCGGGCCGGAAGCAAAACGTTCATCGAGATCATCTGACACGCACAGCGCAATAG
- the LOC125762587 gene encoding uncharacterized protein LOC125762587, giving the protein MFRLRPFVACLGGQSSLSMLLVMLFASASNAANVYTSSSGEIRSNSPSQHCTDFNPQHGLDIEQIMGIWYGNEVITHDSREEGEVVYKTCVVIHLADVTNETTSVYDHSSSSVYSGRSNPSGTNYDRFGTSYGYGSNGGRSAGSMYDQQQHQQNRRQQGGLGGHQYQQQEPRTMRNLRLIWDELEHTLEYTLRYNTSKPGFWISASPQSGSMIQLQYVQFTGTVQVLKAINNQLVLNFCQSLPGGQLFTIVLSRLPMGLGPEDIQSIRNLLRRRGLSTTSVRKVCQNGAFRSDVSMIALALMAIVTALVKRLH; this is encoded by the exons ATGTTCCGTTTGCGTCCATTTGTTGCCTGTTTAGGTGGTCAATCGTCACTTTCGATGCTGCTCGTGATGCTGTTCGCATCGGCCAGTAATGCAGCCAACGTCTACACATCCAGTTCGGGTGAAATTCGTAGCAATTCACCATCGCAACACTGCACGGATTTTAATCCACAGCACGGACTTGATATCGAACAG ATTATGGGCATCTGGTACGGCAACGAAGTAATCACGCACGATAGTCGCGAAGAAGGTGAAGTGGTATACAAGACCTGCGTTGTAATCCACCTGGCAGACGTGACGAATGAG ACAACCTCGGTTTACGACCATTCGTCGTCGTCGGTATATTCCGGCCGAAGCAACCCATCGGGAACGAACTATGATCGCTTTGGGACGTCGTACGGGTACGGATCAAATGGTGGTCGAAGTGCGGGCAGCATGTacgaccagcagcagcaccagcagaaCCGCCGTCAGCAGGGTGGCCTTGGAGGTCATCAGTATCAGCAGCAGGAACCACGCACCATGCGTAATTTGCGCTTGATTTGGGACGAGTTGGAGCACACGCTCGAGTACACGCTGCGGTACAATACGTCGAAGCCGGGCTTCTGGATATCGGCTTCTCCGCAGTCCGGATCCATGATTCAGCTGCAGTATGTCCAGTTTACCGGTACGGTGCAGGTGCTGAAAGCGATCAACAACCAGCTGGTGCTTAACTTCTGTCAGAGTTTGCCCGGTGGTCAGCTGTTCACGATCGTACTGTCACGCCTGCCGATGGGATTGGGACCGGAG GATATCCAAAGCATTCGCAACCTGTTGAGACGTCGCGGCCTTTCGACAACCTCTGTGCGAAAAGTGTGCCAAAATGGTGCCTTTCGGAGTGATGTTTCGATGATCGCACTGGCGCTAATGGCCATTGTAACTGCCCTAGTCAAACGGTTGCACTAA